GGGGCTCTTTGCTCCGCCGCCCCAGGGGCTGCGCGTAAGTGTGGATGATACCTGGGCCGCTCAGAAGCTGGGTGGCAGCCTGTGGCAAGGTATTCGATACTCAGCTCCAGCAGAACAGGGGCTGATAGCTCTTTGTATCGGCACTGATCGCTCCACCGGTGATGCCCTCGGTCCGCTCACCGGCAGTTTTTTGGAGGCATTGGATTGTCCACAGCTTAGGATCATGGGTACTTTGGCCCAGCCGGTACACGCCACTAACCTTAAGGAAGCTGTCTCTGATCTGCGGGCCGAGTCTGGGAAACAGTGCGTTATCGCTGTGGATGCGTGTTTGGGCCGGCTGGAAAGCGTGGGCAAAATCGCCCTGGCGCCGGGAGCCTTGAACCCAGGAGCAGGGGTCAACAAGGAGTTGCCGTCGGTGGGCGATTATAATATTGTGGGGATTGTAAATGTGAGTGGTTTCATGGAACACCTGGTGCTGCAAAACACCCGCTTGCACTTGGTCTATCGCATGGCCGGTGTGATTGCCGACGCCATCGCCACGGTCTGTTACAAGTTATCGGCTACGTACCCGGCTGCCGGCCAGGGCTTTAGACCCTAGCCGGATCTTTTTGTTGCCGGTTCCGGTATCGGTACCGTCCTGGAAAAAGCTTTGCGCAGTTCCGCTGTGACTGCAGGCAGCAGCGCTGCCGGTAGGATCCAGCGCCAGTGGTTCCAGCTGAGAAAAGCTGTCTTAAAGACAGGCCGTAGCAAAGGTACATAGATGGTAAGTAAGAAAATCACCAGGGAGGCGAAACAGCCGATCAATAAAGTGCGATTGGTAAACAGGCCCAATCGAAATACAGGCAGACGTTCGGAGCGACTGGTAAATGATCGCAGCAGCTCGGCCACCACCAAGGTGGTAAAGGCCATGGTTCGGGCGCTGGTTAAATCGAACCTCTGTAAAGCAAACCAAAACACTCCCAGCACAGCCATGACCATAGCTAGGCCTTGACCGGCAATCCCAGATAACATGGTGCGGTCGAGAAGCGGCTCCTCAGGGGAGCGGGGTGAGCGATCCATGATACCGGGTTCGGCTCGTTCTACGCCCAGGGCCAAGGCCGGAAAGGCATCTGTTAATAGATTTAGCCACAGCAAATGAACTGGAAGCAGCGGCAGCGGTAAGGCCATCAATGCGGCCAAAAAGACAATCAGCACTTCACCCACATTGCAGGACAACAAGAAATAGACAAACTTTCGGATATTAGCATAGATGACACGGCCCTCTTCCACCGCCGCCACAATGCTGGCAAAGTTGTCATCGGTAAGAATCATGTCGGCGGCCCCTTTGGCTACGTCAGTGCCGGTGATGCCCATGGCTACACCGATATCGGCCTGCTTCAGCGCCGGAGCATCGTTAACCCCATCACCGGTTACAGCCACAATTTCGCCTTGTTCTTGCAGCGCCTGGACCAGGGCGCTTTTATGTTCCGGGGCCACCCGCGCATAGACATTTACCTTCTGAGCCTGTTCTTTCAACTGCTCTAGGGTGAAGTCCTCCAAATCGGCTCCGGTAAGAACCTCAGCGTCGGCAGCGAGTCCCAGTTCTCGGCCAATGGCCAGCGCCGTTTCCGGATGATCACCGGTGATCATCACGGTCCTGATACCGGCGCTGTGGCAGCGCCCTACCGCTTGTTTGGCTTCCGGCCGCAGGGGGTCTTTGAGGCCCACCAAGGCCAAGAAAGTCAGATCTTCTTCCACGGCGCTCAGCTCGTCCGGCGACGGCAGACGCGACAGCTTCCGGCAGGCTAACGCCAAGACTCTGAGAGCCTGGCCGGCCCAGCGAGCATTTTGTGCGCTAATCTCAGCTGCCAATTCGGCCGTAAGCTCCACCTTAACTCCGTTCACCAGCAGGTACCGAGACCGGGCCAAGGCCACATCGGGTGCACCCTTGGTTAAGACCAGCCAGTCGCCTTCTCCAGTGGGATGAACAGTGCTCATAAGCTTGCGCCGCGAGTCAAACGGCACTTCGGCGGCACGAGGATAATCCGGGGTTAAACTCGGCGGCGTTAAGCCTCCTTTGGCCGCCAGACCCAGTAGCGCCCCTTCAGTGGGATCTCCCACCAGGTCCGGCTCCGCTTCATCTATGTGGCTTACCCGGGCATCGTTACATAAGGCGGCTGTCATGAAAACAAGGCGCAAGTCTTGCAACTGCTGCTTAGTTAAGGGTCGGTCGTCTAAGGTAATTTGGCCGGCAAAACCATAAGCGCTCCCGCTGACAGCGTATAGCTTGCGATCGGCCCACAAAGCCACTGCCGCCATCTTGTTCTGGGTTAGGGTGCCGGTTTTGTCGGTACAGATTACAGTAGTCGATCCTAAGGTTTCTACAGCATGCAGTCGCTTTACAATGGCGTTCTTCGCCACCATGCGCTGCATGCCAAGTGCTAGTACAATAGTAACCACTGCCGGCAGCCCTTCCGGAATAGCAGCCACTGCCAGACTCACAGCTACCAAAAACAACTGCAACCAGTTAACGCCGTAACCGTCCCGAGCCAGGCCAGTGACAAAAACTATGACGCTGATGATCAGGGTAGCCAGGCCTAAGGTCCTTCCAACCGAGTTCAGTCGTTCTTGCAGCGGTGTAGCTCCTTCCGATGCCGCGGTGAGGAGGCCGGCGATACGGCCCACTTCGGTTTCCATACCGGTAGCCACCACTATCCCTTGTCCCCGTCCATAAACTACAGTGGTACCCAGGTAAGCCATGTTGCTACGTTCAGCCAAAGCTGTCTTGACCGAAAGCTGTGAGGCGGCATCCTTTTCTACCGGCACCGATTCCCCCGTAAGGGCAGATTCTTCTATTTTAAGAC
This genomic stretch from Bacillota bacterium harbors:
- the yyaC gene encoding spore protease YyaC, whose translation is MGLFAPPPQGLRVSVDDTWAAQKLGGSLWQGIRYSAPAEQGLIALCIGTDRSTGDALGPLTGSFLEALDCPQLRIMGTLAQPVHATNLKEAVSDLRAESGKQCVIAVDACLGRLESVGKIALAPGALNPGAGVNKELPSVGDYNIVGIVNVSGFMEHLVLQNTRLHLVYRMAGVIADAIATVCYKLSATYPAAGQGFRP
- a CDS encoding cation-translocating P-type ATPase, producing MQVWHTMPASGVAAELHTDFAQGLTLEEARRRLEDWGPNELQGEEGVPFWRRLLAQFQDFLVLILLAASIVSFAVGERTDAALIILIVIVNAILGLVQEGRAQRALNALKQIAAPHAVVIRGGQVMDIPAWELVLGDLVLLEAGTAIPADLRLQQTASLKIEESALTGESVPVEKDAASQLSVKTALAERSNMAYLGTTVVYGRGQGIVVATGMETEVGRIAGLLTAASEGATPLQERLNSVGRTLGLATLIISVIVFVTGLARDGYGVNWLQLFLVAVSLAVAAIPEGLPAVVTIVLALGMQRMVAKNAIVKRLHAVETLGSTTVICTDKTGTLTQNKMAAVALWADRKLYAVSGSAYGFAGQITLDDRPLTKQQLQDLRLVFMTAALCNDARVSHIDEAEPDLVGDPTEGALLGLAAKGGLTPPSLTPDYPRAAEVPFDSRRKLMSTVHPTGEGDWLVLTKGAPDVALARSRYLLVNGVKVELTAELAAEISAQNARWAGQALRVLALACRKLSRLPSPDELSAVEEDLTFLALVGLKDPLRPEAKQAVGRCHSAGIRTVMITGDHPETALAIGRELGLAADAEVLTGADLEDFTLEQLKEQAQKVNVYARVAPEHKSALVQALQEQGEIVAVTGDGVNDAPALKQADIGVAMGITGTDVAKGAADMILTDDNFASIVAAVEEGRVIYANIRKFVYFLLSCNVGEVLIVFLAALMALPLPLLPVHLLWLNLLTDAFPALALGVERAEPGIMDRSPRSPEEPLLDRTMLSGIAGQGLAMVMAVLGVFWFALQRFDLTSARTMAFTTLVVAELLRSFTSRSERLPVFRLGLFTNRTLLIGCFASLVIFLLTIYVPLLRPVFKTAFLSWNHWRWILPAALLPAVTAELRKAFSRTVPIPEPATKRSG